CCATGCTCCCCCTCCGGGAAACCGGGGTGGCACGCGCTCGGTCCTTCCATTCTAGCAACCGGATCAGACGTTGAGCTCCCGCAGCTCACCCGTGACCATGTAGATCACGCGCTCCGCGATGTTCGTCACGTGGTCCGCGGCCCGCTCCAGGTGCTGCGCCACCAGCAGGAGATCCAGGGCCCGGGAGATGGTGCGGGGGTCCTCCATCATGTAGGTGATGAGCTCCCGGAACACCTGGCTGCGGAGATCGTCCACCTGGTCGTCCTTTGTCGCCAGGGCCTCCGCCCGCTGTGGGTCCCGCTGCGCGAAGGCCTGCAAAGCCTCCTGCAGCATCTCCTGCACCAGCTGCTCCATCCGGGGGATGTCCACGAGCGGCTTTACGGGCGGCTGGTTCGCCAAGCGCCGCACCGCCTTTGCGATCCCCTCTCCGTGATCCGCGAGCCGCTCGAGGTCGATGGAGATGGCCAGGACGGAGGTGAGCACCCGGAGGTCCCCGGCCATGGGCTGCTGGGTGGCCAAAAGCTTCACCACTCGGTCCTCAATCTGGAGGTGCAGGCGGTCCACCACGTCGTCCTCCGCGATGACCGCCTCCGCGGCCTCCGCATCCTGCCGTCGCAGGGCCTCCACCGCCCGATGGATGAGGTCTCCCGCGAGGCTGCCCATGCGCAGGACGTCCTCCTCCAGGGCCTGCAGGGCCTCGTCGAATGCCTCCCGGATGTGCCGCAATGTCCCCATGCCCCACCTCCCCTGTTCGGAGGGCCCCCGCTTTACGTCTCCGCCGTGCCCTGTAGCCGGCAGCAGTTCGGCCCGCAGGGAGCCAGGTCTCCGTTCCC
This sequence is a window from Armatimonadota bacterium. Protein-coding genes within it:
- the phoU gene encoding phosphate signaling complex protein PhoU, giving the protein MGTLRHIREAFDEALQALEEDVLRMGSLAGDLIHRAVEALRRQDAEAAEAVIAEDDVVDRLHLQIEDRVVKLLATQQPMAGDLRVLTSVLAISIDLERLADHGEGIAKAVRRLANQPPVKPLVDIPRMEQLVQEMLQEALQAFAQRDPQRAEALATKDDQVDDLRSQVFRELITYMMEDPRTISRALDLLLVAQHLERAADHVTNIAERVIYMVTGELRELNV